Proteins encoded together in one Spirochaeta isovalerica window:
- a CDS encoding ABC transporter permease — protein MKKPDKKSVIYFLESNAVPILFLIIISIGVPYSGFSVDYLVQEIIIRLSRNSFLVLSLLVPIMAGMGLNFGMVLGAMAGQIGLIFVTNWNIVGLQGIGLAMILSVPLSILLGWMSGKILNMAKGREMVTGFILAFFMNGVYQLVVLYGMGSIIPIGNPSMVLSRGYGIRNTVNLINIRQTLDSLIPLKIGNIQIPVATFIVIALVCLFIVWFRKTKLGQDMRAIGQDMHVAESAGINVERTRIIAIIISTVLAGFGMILYLQNIGTLNTYNSHEQVGMFSIAALLVGGASVNKGKISHAFLGVTLFHLMFVISPMAGKNLIGQAQLGEYFRVFVSYGVISIALVLYAYRKLKEKERAGTALAEAQEEK, from the coding sequence ATGAAGAAACCCGATAAGAAATCGGTTATCTACTTTCTTGAAAGCAATGCCGTTCCCATACTGTTCCTCATTATAATTTCCATCGGCGTGCCCTATTCGGGTTTTTCCGTCGATTATCTGGTGCAGGAGATAATTATCCGTCTGTCGCGCAACAGTTTTCTCGTTCTTTCTCTTCTGGTTCCCATCATGGCCGGAATGGGACTGAACTTCGGGATGGTTCTGGGAGCCATGGCCGGTCAGATCGGTCTGATTTTCGTAACCAACTGGAATATCGTGGGACTTCAGGGCATCGGCCTTGCCATGATTCTCTCCGTTCCCCTTTCCATTCTTCTGGGATGGATGAGCGGCAAGATCCTCAATATGGCTAAAGGCCGTGAGATGGTAACGGGATTTATTCTCGCCTTCTTTATGAACGGGGTTTATCAGCTTGTTGTTCTCTACGGCATGGGAAGCATCATTCCCATAGGCAATCCCTCGATGGTTCTGTCCAGGGGATACGGAATCAGAAATACAGTCAATCTTATCAATATAAGGCAGACTCTCGATTCCCTGATTCCCTTGAAGATAGGCAACATCCAGATTCCCGTAGCGACCTTTATTGTCATTGCTCTTGTCTGCCTTTTTATCGTCTGGTTCAGAAAAACCAAGCTGGGACAGGATATGAGGGCCATCGGGCAGGATATGCATGTGGCCGAGTCGGCGGGTATCAATGTGGAAAGAACAAGAATCATCGCCATTATCATCTCCACCGTTCTGGCCGGTTTCGGCATGATTCTCTATCTGCAGAATATCGGAACGCTTAATACCTATAACTCTCACGAGCAGGTGGGGATGTTCTCCATCGCCGCTCTGCTGGTTGGCGGGGCTTCGGTCAACAAGGGGAAAATCAGCCACGCCTTTCTGGGCGTAACTCTTTTTCACCTTATGTTCGTCATTTCCCCCATGGCGGGGAAGAACCTTATAGGACAGGCCCAGCTGGGCGAGTACTTCAGGGTATTCGTATCCTACGGCGTTATCTCCATCGCTCTGGTTCTCTACGCCTACCGGAAACTGAAAGAGAAAGAACGGGCCGGAACGGCTCTGGCCGAAGCGCAGGAGGAGAAATAA
- a CDS encoding ABC transporter permease subunit → MNPLQKIVEKTGWPRLIIGFFLLSLFIIAPFAGVKISTSLNDTLVRFGMNGILVLAMVPMIHSGCGLNFGLPLGIIAGLLGGTLSMQLGASGPMSFFIAILLATPFAVLFGWGYGALLNRVKGGEMMIATYVGFSSVAFMCIMWLLLPYNNPTMIWGYGGAGLRTTISVEGYYLHALSDFLAIRIGGFVFPTGMILFVLLLNFLVWVFMRTRTGTAMTAVGSNPVFAKASGVNIDRTRTISVILSTWLGAIGILVYQQSFGFIQLYMGPFYMAFPAVAAILIGGASVNKASILNVLIGAFLFQGILTMTPSVMNSLIQTDMSEVIRIIVSNGMIIYALTRVKKGAK, encoded by the coding sequence ATGAATCCATTGCAGAAAATTGTGGAAAAGACCGGATGGCCCAGGCTTATCATCGGTTTTTTCCTCTTAAGTTTATTTATCATAGCGCCCTTTGCCGGAGTTAAAATCAGCACATCGCTCAATGATACACTGGTCCGTTTCGGTATGAACGGGATTCTGGTTCTGGCCATGGTTCCCATGATCCACTCAGGATGCGGGCTTAATTTCGGCCTTCCTCTGGGGATTATAGCCGGTCTGCTTGGCGGAACGCTGAGTATGCAGCTCGGCGCATCAGGACCCATGTCCTTTTTTATCGCCATCCTTCTGGCCACACCTTTCGCCGTGCTTTTCGGCTGGGGATACGGCGCCCTCCTGAACAGGGTAAAGGGCGGAGAGATGATGATCGCCACCTATGTGGGATTCTCATCGGTCGCCTTCATGTGCATCATGTGGCTTCTCCTGCCCTACAATAACCCGACCATGATCTGGGGATACGGCGGTGCCGGTCTCAGGACTACCATATCCGTCGAGGGGTATTACCTCCACGCATTGAGTGATTTCCTGGCCATCCGCATCGGCGGTTTCGTTTTTCCCACGGGCATGATTCTCTTCGTGCTCCTTCTCAACTTCCTGGTCTGGGTTTTTATGAGAACCAGAACGGGAACGGCCATGACAGCGGTCGGCTCCAATCCCGTTTTCGCAAAAGCATCGGGTGTCAATATCGACAGAACCAGAACTATTTCGGTTATCCTGTCCACATGGCTGGGAGCTATTGGCATTCTGGTTTATCAACAGAGTTTCGGGTTCATTCAGCTCTATATGGGGCCCTTTTATATGGCTTTCCCCGCTGTAGCGGCTATTCTGATCGGCGGGGCTTCGGTCAACAAGGCTTCCATATTGAACGTTCTGATCGGGGCTTTTCTCTTTCAGGGAATTCTGACTATGACTCCCTCGGTCATGAACTCTCTGATTCAGACCGATATGTCGGAAGTTATCCGTATCATCGTTTCCAACGGTATGATTATCTACGCTCTCACAAGAGTGAAAAAGGGGGCTAAATAA
- a CDS encoding sugar ABC transporter ATP-binding protein, giving the protein MSQNAPLLEMRNVTKDFFGNVVLKDVSFAIERGEILGLVGENGAGKTTLMKILFGMTVIHETGGYGGEILLEGKPVSYKSPLEALDDGIGMVHQEFSLLPGFTATENILLNRESTNYNFMTELFGDRMRLLDRAEMKKRAELAIEKVGVKLDENTPVSEMPVGHKQFTEIARELEKENVKLLVLDEPTAVLTESEAEILLKSMRKLSEEGIAIIFISHRLQEIIDITDKTLVLRDGRIIQEKPTDQTDIEEIAQAMVGREIQAEGDRAKVRTFDEPHLTVKNLWVDMPGETVRDISLEINKGEIFGIGGLAGQGKLGIPNGIMGLYPAGGEVFIDGKSIPLNNPREALDSSMAFVSEDRRDVGLLLDEPIDWNISFTGMQMQNRFLKPVLGGLFRMRDDKAIEEIANHYIEALEIKCMSPRQNAKELSGGNQQKVCLAKAFVVEPDILFVSEPTRGIDVGAKKIVLDTLKEYNRNKGTTIIIISSELEELRSISDRIAIVDEGRISGILPASEPSKAFGLLMLGKVDSKGDKK; this is encoded by the coding sequence ATGAGTCAGAACGCACCTCTGCTGGAAATGCGGAATGTAACCAAGGATTTTTTCGGCAATGTCGTTTTAAAAGATGTCAGTTTTGCTATTGAAAGGGGAGAAATCCTCGGTCTTGTCGGTGAAAACGGCGCGGGAAAAACGACGTTGATGAAAATTCTCTTCGGGATGACGGTTATTCACGAAACAGGAGGTTATGGAGGGGAGATTCTCCTTGAGGGAAAACCCGTTTCGTACAAAAGCCCCCTTGAAGCTCTCGATGACGGTATCGGGATGGTTCATCAGGAATTCTCTCTCCTTCCCGGATTTACGGCAACCGAAAATATCCTTTTGAACAGGGAATCGACCAACTACAATTTTATGACCGAACTCTTCGGCGACCGGATGAGGCTTCTCGACCGGGCGGAAATGAAAAAAAGAGCGGAGCTTGCCATTGAGAAGGTCGGTGTCAAATTAGATGAGAATACTCCTGTAAGCGAAATGCCTGTAGGTCACAAACAGTTTACGGAAATCGCCCGCGAGCTGGAAAAAGAAAATGTCAAGCTTCTGGTCCTCGATGAGCCGACGGCGGTTCTCACGGAATCGGAAGCGGAAATCCTTCTGAAATCAATGCGCAAATTGTCGGAGGAGGGGATAGCTATTATCTTCATCTCCCACAGGCTGCAGGAAATTATAGATATTACAGACAAAACTCTGGTTCTCCGGGACGGACGGATCATTCAGGAAAAGCCGACCGATCAGACCGATATCGAGGAGATCGCCCAGGCCATGGTCGGCCGGGAGATCCAGGCCGAGGGAGACAGGGCCAAAGTAAGAACTTTCGATGAGCCCCATCTGACTGTGAAAAATCTCTGGGTCGATATGCCCGGGGAGACAGTCCGGGATATCTCTCTGGAAATCAACAAAGGGGAAATATTCGGGATCGGGGGGCTGGCCGGTCAGGGCAAACTGGGGATACCCAACGGAATTATGGGCCTCTATCCCGCAGGGGGGGAAGTTTTTATCGATGGAAAATCCATTCCCCTGAATAACCCGCGTGAAGCGCTCGATTCGTCCATGGCATTTGTGTCGGAAGACCGGCGCGATGTTGGTCTCCTGCTGGATGAACCGATAGACTGGAACATCTCCTTTACAGGTATGCAGATGCAGAATCGCTTTCTCAAACCGGTTCTCGGCGGTCTGTTCAGAATGCGCGATGACAAAGCGATCGAGGAAATTGCCAATCATTACATCGAGGCGCTGGAGATAAAATGCATGAGCCCCCGACAGAACGCGAAGGAGTTGTCCGGCGGGAATCAGCAGAAGGTCTGTCTGGCGAAAGCCTTTGTCGTCGAACCGGATATTCTTTTCGTATCCGAACCGACCAGGGGAATTGATGTAGGAGCCAAAAAAATCGTACTTGATACGCTCAAGGAATATAACAGGAATAAGGGAACCACCATTATTATCATTTCTTCGGAACTGGAAGAGCTGAGATCCATCAGCGATCGCATTGCCATTGTCGATGAAGGTCGCATTTCAGGCATTCTTCCCGCAAGTGAACCGTCCAAAGCCTTCGGTCTGCTTATGCTCGGTAAAGTCGATTCCAAAGGGGATAAAAAATGA
- a CDS encoding DUF3798 domain-containing protein, with translation MKKKLFVFLLMTALLASSVYAGGSQEAGSESGEQFHIGIVTGTVSQSEDDLRGAERLIEEYGSVAEGGMIQHVTYPDNFMQEMETTMSQIVGLADDPMMKAIVVNQAIPGTTEAFRRVREKRPDILLIAGEAHEDPATIESAADLAINNDFVARGYLIIDTAKKLGVDTFVHISFPRHMSYETLARRRAIFEAAATDMGIKFVFETAPDPTSDVGVAGAQQFILEKVPAWIDKYGQNTAFFCTNDAHTEPLLKQLIEYGGYFVEADLPSPLMGYPGALGIDLSAEQGDFPAILKKVEATIKEKGGAGRFGTWAYSYGYTTTAGLGQHAMNVIKGESELLKMSDLQKAYAKFTPGAEWNGSFYTDAGTGVRADNHILIYQDTYIMGKGYMGTPDVEVPEKYFTVK, from the coding sequence ATGAAAAAAAAATTGTTTGTCTTTCTTCTGATGACAGCACTTCTTGCCTCTTCCGTCTATGCGGGAGGAAGCCAGGAAGCCGGTTCCGAATCAGGTGAACAGTTTCACATCGGTATTGTAACGGGAACAGTATCCCAGTCTGAAGATGATCTTCGCGGTGCCGAAAGACTGATCGAAGAGTACGGTTCCGTCGCAGAGGGAGGAATGATCCAGCACGTGACCTATCCCGACAACTTCATGCAGGAAATGGAGACAACCATGTCCCAGATCGTCGGTCTCGCCGATGACCCCATGATGAAAGCCATCGTCGTCAACCAGGCTATTCCCGGTACGACAGAAGCCTTCAGACGGGTTCGCGAAAAAAGACCGGACATCCTCCTTATAGCAGGAGAAGCCCATGAAGATCCCGCAACAATCGAAAGCGCCGCCGACCTGGCGATCAATAACGACTTTGTTGCCAGAGGTTACCTCATCATCGATACAGCCAAAAAGCTGGGCGTGGACACTTTCGTTCATATCTCTTTCCCCAGGCACATGAGTTATGAGACTCTGGCCAGAAGAAGAGCCATCTTCGAAGCGGCTGCTACTGATATGGGAATCAAATTCGTTTTCGAAACTGCTCCCGACCCCACAAGCGATGTCGGCGTCGCCGGTGCCCAGCAGTTCATTCTGGAAAAAGTTCCCGCATGGATCGATAAATACGGACAGAACACAGCTTTCTTCTGTACTAACGACGCGCATACGGAACCTCTGCTGAAGCAGCTTATCGAATACGGCGGATACTTTGTTGAAGCCGACCTTCCCTCTCCGCTCATGGGTTATCCCGGAGCTCTTGGTATTGACCTTTCAGCCGAGCAGGGCGATTTCCCGGCGATCCTGAAAAAAGTTGAAGCCACGATCAAAGAGAAAGGCGGAGCCGGAAGATTCGGTACATGGGCTTATTCCTACGGCTATACAACAACAGCCGGTCTGGGGCAGCACGCCATGAACGTAATCAAAGGCGAATCGGAGCTCCTTAAAATGTCCGACCTGCAGAAAGCTTACGCCAAGTTCACACCGGGTGCCGAGTGGAACGGCAGCTTCTACACAGATGCGGGAACCGGAGTCAGAGCTGACAACCACATCCTTATCTACCAGGATACTTACATCATGGGCAAAGGATACATGGGAACTCCCGATGTGGAAGTTCCTGAAAAATACTTTACTGTAAAATAA
- a CDS encoding ABC transporter substrate-binding protein, which yields MKKVLLLLLALTTISVSGFAKGQQSADGDMPAAAGDSKAGGVLVFAHSGDAVGLDPARETDGESFMIADNIYNCLVEFKPGTTEVMPALAKSWDVSADGLEYVFHLREGVKFHDGTDFNADAVVFSHMRQLDENHPYFEYGPWKYWGYMDMSAIVKDIEAVDTYTVKYTLNKPEAPFIANLAMNFAVIVSPTAVEMYKEDYTNNPVGTGPFKFVSWTKDDNIVVERNEDYWGQKAYLDRVIFKVIPDATARTLALKKGEVDIIDFPSPEDIPGIKATDGLKVVEQAGLNVGYLALNCEKEPFDNKLVRQAVNYAINKQDIIDGVYGGMGQAAKNPLPPGMWSYNDEIEDYPYDPAKAKALLAEAGYADGFSTTLWAMPVSRPYNPNGKKVAEIMQANLADVGIDAAITSYDWGTYLDKTDMGEHDMALLGWTGDNGDPDNFLWVLLSAPAAVKPAGNIAFWKNEEFTSIIKEAKETADQARRTALYEEAQVIFKEEAPWVTLAHSLVVEPMKEEVMGFVLYPTGKRVFSEVWLQK from the coding sequence ATGAAAAAAGTACTATTACTGTTACTTGCCTTGACTACGATTTCCGTTTCAGGCTTCGCAAAAGGTCAGCAAAGTGCCGACGGAGATATGCCGGCCGCCGCTGGAGACAGCAAAGCCGGAGGAGTACTCGTTTTCGCCCATTCGGGAGATGCCGTAGGTCTTGACCCCGCCAGAGAGACTGATGGCGAATCATTCATGATCGCCGACAATATCTACAATTGTCTGGTTGAGTTTAAACCCGGAACGACTGAAGTTATGCCCGCACTGGCAAAAAGCTGGGATGTATCCGCTGACGGGTTGGAATACGTTTTTCACCTGAGAGAGGGTGTAAAATTCCATGACGGAACCGATTTCAACGCCGACGCGGTTGTTTTCTCCCATATGAGACAGCTCGATGAGAACCATCCGTATTTCGAATACGGCCCCTGGAAATACTGGGGATATATGGATATGAGCGCCATTGTTAAAGATATTGAAGCTGTAGATACATACACTGTAAAATACACTCTTAACAAGCCCGAAGCTCCCTTTATCGCCAACCTGGCTATGAACTTCGCTGTTATCGTTTCCCCCACAGCTGTTGAAATGTATAAAGAAGACTACACAAACAACCCCGTTGGAACCGGTCCTTTCAAATTCGTTTCCTGGACGAAAGATGACAACATCGTTGTTGAAAGAAACGAAGACTACTGGGGACAGAAAGCCTACCTGGACAGAGTTATCTTCAAAGTCATCCCCGATGCAACGGCGAGAACTCTGGCTCTCAAGAAAGGCGAAGTTGATATTATTGACTTCCCCTCTCCCGAAGATATCCCCGGAATCAAAGCGACCGATGGTCTCAAAGTTGTCGAGCAGGCCGGCCTTAACGTAGGTTACCTGGCACTCAACTGTGAAAAAGAGCCTTTCGACAACAAACTGGTTCGCCAGGCTGTCAACTACGCCATCAACAAACAGGACATCATCGACGGTGTGTACGGCGGAATGGGACAGGCTGCCAAGAACCCCCTTCCTCCCGGAATGTGGTCCTATAACGATGAAATCGAAGATTATCCCTACGATCCCGCAAAAGCCAAGGCTCTTCTCGCCGAAGCCGGATACGCTGACGGATTCTCCACGACTCTCTGGGCCATGCCCGTTTCCAGACCTTACAACCCCAATGGTAAGAAAGTTGCCGAAATCATGCAGGCAAACCTGGCCGATGTGGGCATCGATGCCGCTATAACCTCCTATGACTGGGGTACTTACCTGGACAAGACTGACATGGGCGAGCACGACATGGCTCTTCTCGGATGGACCGGAGACAACGGCGACCCCGACAACTTCCTCTGGGTTCTCCTTTCCGCTCCCGCCGCGGTGAAACCTGCCGGAAACATCGCATTCTGGAAAAACGAAGAGTTCACTTCCATCATAAAGGAAGCAAAAGAAACAGCTGATCAGGCCAGAAGAACCGCTCTTTACGAAGAAGCTCAGGTTATCTTCAAAGAAGAAGCTCCCTGGGTAACTCTGGCACACTCACTCGTAGTAGAGCCTATGAAAGAAGAAGTTATGGGATTTGTACTCTACCCCACAGGAAAGAGAGTTTTCTCTGAAGTATGGCTTCAGAAATAA
- a CDS encoding ABC transporter permease gives MLKYILKRLALLLPTLFGVVTLVFFMIALAPGDPARVMLGERATAESVEQLRHDLGLDKPLYVQYGLYLQRVVKLDLGKSIKSGQKVSEEIWDHFPATIELTIWAMIFSTVVGIIIGVLSATRKNGWIDFASMGGALMGVSMPVFWLALVLIMIFSVHFDMFPTGGRMNIRYYFTPITGLYVLDGILIFLKSGDIKVFISALHHLVLPAIALGTIPLAIIARITRSSMLEVLNQDYIKTARSAGIKERKVIYRYALKNALLPIITVIGLQFGLLLSGAILTETVFAWPGIGKWIYHAIEARDYPAVQGGIIVISTTFVLINLVVDILYSIVNPKIRLS, from the coding sequence ATGCTTAAATACATCTTAAAAAGACTGGCTCTTCTTCTTCCAACTCTTTTCGGTGTCGTAACACTGGTATTTTTTATGATAGCCCTTGCACCGGGAGATCCGGCGCGGGTTATGCTGGGAGAAAGAGCGACAGCCGAGAGCGTGGAGCAGCTGCGCCATGATCTGGGGCTGGATAAACCTCTCTATGTGCAGTACGGACTCTATCTCCAGAGGGTCGTTAAACTCGATCTGGGAAAGTCCATTAAATCGGGACAGAAAGTCTCCGAAGAGATCTGGGATCATTTCCCGGCCACGATCGAGCTGACTATCTGGGCCATGATCTTCTCCACGGTTGTGGGGATAATCATCGGAGTCCTTTCGGCTACGAGGAAAAACGGATGGATCGATTTCGCCTCCATGGGAGGGGCGCTGATGGGGGTATCCATGCCTGTCTTCTGGCTGGCACTTGTTCTCATCATGATCTTCTCCGTACATTTTGATATGTTTCCCACCGGCGGACGTATGAATATCCGCTATTACTTCACTCCCATTACAGGACTTTATGTTCTGGACGGCATTCTTATCTTCCTTAAATCGGGAGATATCAAAGTCTTTATCTCGGCACTCCATCATCTGGTACTGCCCGCTATCGCCCTCGGAACCATCCCGCTGGCTATCATTGCGAGAATCACGAGGAGTTCCATGCTGGAAGTTCTCAATCAGGACTATATAAAAACAGCCAGAAGCGCCGGAATCAAAGAGAGAAAGGTGATCTACCGCTACGCTTTAAAGAATGCTCTGCTTCCTATTATAACTGTCATCGGGCTCCAGTTCGGGCTGCTCCTTTCGGGTGCCATTCTGACCGAGACGGTTTTTGCCTGGCCGGGGATTGGAAAATGGATATACCATGCCATTGAAGCCCGGGACTATCCCGCCGTTCAGGGAGGCATCATAGTTATTTCGACGACATTCGTCCTAATCAATCTTGTTGTGGATATTCTCTACTCCATTGTCAATCCGAAAATCAGGCTCAGTTAG
- a CDS encoding ABC transporter permease, which translates to MENTEQKTLEKNSLFREALFQLKGNKPAIIGFIIIAAFIIMALFAPYLTPFSPTDQDISIRKTAPFVTEHLLGTDDLGRDLLTRIIFGSRISLIIGTISVGISLTFGILIGLLSGYIGGWFDNIVQRLVDIMLAFPYILLTIVIVALLGPSLVNAMIAIGISQIPSYIRVVRASVLAEKENDYVTAERSLGASDWELMFKSILPNCIAPIFVQATLGIGNAILSSAALSFLGLGAQPPTPEWGLMIASSREFVTSAWWIVTFPGIAVFLTVLGFNLLADGLRDVLDPRMKS; encoded by the coding sequence ATGGAAAATACAGAACAGAAAACACTTGAAAAAAACAGCCTGTTCAGAGAAGCCCTGTTTCAACTCAAAGGAAACAAACCGGCTATCATAGGCTTTATAATTATTGCGGCTTTTATCATAATGGCCCTTTTCGCACCCTATCTGACCCCCTTCTCACCGACGGATCAGGATATTTCCATAAGGAAAACAGCTCCTTTTGTAACGGAACATCTGCTGGGAACAGACGACCTCGGCAGAGACCTTCTGACAAGAATCATCTTCGGATCGAGGATATCTCTTATAATTGGAACTATTTCCGTAGGCATATCCCTCACGTTCGGAATTCTTATCGGGTTGCTCAGCGGCTATATCGGCGGCTGGTTTGACAATATTGTCCAGCGGCTTGTCGATATCATGCTGGCCTTCCCCTATATCCTGCTGACGATTGTTATCGTAGCCCTTCTGGGGCCGTCACTGGTCAACGCGATGATCGCCATAGGTATTTCACAAATCCCCAGCTATATCAGAGTCGTAAGAGCCTCGGTACTGGCGGAAAAGGAAAATGATTACGTTACGGCCGAAAGGTCCCTGGGAGCTTCTGACTGGGAGCTTATGTTCAAATCGATTCTTCCCAACTGTATCGCGCCTATTTTCGTTCAGGCGACACTGGGTATCGGAAACGCCATTCTCAGTTCGGCAGCGCTGTCCTTTCTCGGTCTCGGCGCTCAGCCGCCGACTCCTGAATGGGGACTTATGATTGCCAGCTCCCGGGAATTCGTCACGTCTGCCTGGTGGATCGTCACTTTCCCCGGTATAGCCGTCTTCCTGACGGTACTGGGATTCAACCTGCTGGCCGACGGATTGCGCGATGTTTTAGACCCAAGGATGAAAAGCTGA
- a CDS encoding ABC transporter ATP-binding protein, translated as MKNTNTNETLLSMENVNVSFKTHRGTVRAVRDLNLKIRKGDTLALVGESGCGKSVTAHTINQLIPMPPGVIESGKVVFEGRDLLKLDIKEVAKLRGEKISMIFQEPMTSLNPVFKIGDQIAEVFMTHRKISKKEALKRTVDLLNLVKIPAAEKRINDYPHQLSGGMRQRAMIAMALASPEPGLLIADEPTTALDVTIQAQILRLISDLKKDVNMSVLLITHDMGVVAETADRVVVMYAGRKVEEADVFSLFENPKHPYTLGLLNSLPSNEKYRNAERLEAIKGTIPDLLTIGDGCPFENRCPNAGPKCSGTFPEETKIGEDHSVWCHYLENQEPSK; from the coding sequence ATGAAAAATACAAACACAAATGAAACGCTCCTATCCATGGAGAATGTCAATGTCAGTTTCAAAACTCACAGAGGAACTGTCAGGGCTGTCCGTGACCTTAACCTGAAAATACGCAAGGGCGACACTCTGGCTCTGGTCGGAGAATCGGGATGCGGGAAATCGGTTACGGCCCATACGATCAACCAGCTGATCCCCATGCCTCCCGGCGTCATCGAAAGCGGCAAGGTCGTTTTCGAAGGACGGGATCTTCTGAAACTGGATATCAAAGAAGTCGCCAAGTTGCGGGGAGAGAAGATATCCATGATCTTTCAGGAACCCATGACTTCGCTCAACCCGGTCTTCAAAATCGGAGATCAGATCGCCGAAGTCTTTATGACCCACCGGAAAATCTCCAAAAAGGAAGCTCTGAAAAGAACAGTCGATCTTCTCAATCTGGTTAAGATACCGGCAGCGGAAAAGAGAATTAACGACTACCCCCATCAGCTGTCGGGAGGAATGAGGCAGCGCGCCATGATAGCCATGGCCCTGGCGTCTCCGGAACCGGGACTGCTCATCGCCGACGAGCCGACGACGGCTCTGGACGTAACCATTCAGGCGCAGATTCTCCGGCTCATTTCCGATCTGAAAAAAGACGTGAACATGTCCGTCCTTCTGATTACCCACGATATGGGAGTCGTAGCGGAAACGGCGGACCGGGTCGTCGTTATGTATGCCGGCAGAAAAGTCGAGGAAGCCGATGTTTTCTCCCTGTTCGAGAATCCGAAACACCCCTATACGCTTGGGCTGCTCAACTCTCTTCCCTCCAACGAGAAATATCGCAACGCGGAACGGCTCGAGGCCATAAAAGGTACCATTCCCGATCTGCTGACAATCGGCGATGGCTGTCCCTTTGAAAACCGGTGCCCCAATGCCGGCCCCAAATGTTCCGGAACCTTCCCAGAAGAGACAAAAATCGGGGAAGACCATTCGGTCTGGTGCCACTACCTTGAGAATCAGGAGCCTTCAAAATGA
- a CDS encoding ABC transporter ATP-binding protein, whose translation MKENLLEVKNLKTYFTLKSDRIGAEPEVVKAVNDLSFEVKKGEILGVVGESGCGKSTLGKTIMRLNHKTEGTISYKGSEIFDLDKNELKDFRKEMQMVFQDPFSSLNPRKKVGDLLAQPLKIHGMTDKKEIDEKIDAIMREVGINPAYKGRFPHQFSGGQRQRIGIARALMLNPEFIICDEAVSALDVSIQAQVINLLLDLHDKYGFTYIFIAHDLAVVEFISTRILVMYLGKIVETADKDVLVKTHMHPYTKALFNAFPATDPHGRENKEQVVMGDVPSPIKPPSGCHFHPRCPHAKDICREKYPELKEVEPGHKVACWLYE comes from the coding sequence ATGAAAGAGAATTTACTGGAAGTTAAAAACCTGAAAACCTATTTCACTTTGAAAAGCGACAGGATCGGGGCCGAACCGGAAGTGGTCAAAGCTGTCAATGATCTGTCCTTTGAAGTGAAAAAAGGGGAAATCCTCGGTGTCGTCGGCGAATCGGGCTGCGGAAAGTCGACGCTGGGCAAAACCATTATGCGTTTGAACCATAAAACCGAGGGAACCATAAGCTATAAAGGTTCGGAAATATTCGATCTGGATAAAAATGAACTGAAGGATTTCCGGAAAGAGATGCAGATGGTCTTTCAGGATCCCTTCTCTTCTCTCAATCCCCGGAAAAAAGTCGGAGACCTGCTGGCCCAGCCGCTTAAGATTCACGGCATGACCGATAAAAAGGAAATCGATGAGAAAATCGACGCCATTATGAGAGAAGTGGGAATCAACCCCGCCTACAAAGGACGGTTTCCCCATCAGTTTTCCGGAGGCCAGAGACAGAGAATCGGAATCGCCCGGGCTCTGATGCTCAATCCCGAGTTTATAATCTGCGACGAAGCAGTTTCGGCTCTGGACGTTTCAATTCAGGCCCAGGTGATCAACCTGCTCCTGGATCTTCACGATAAATACGGCTTCACCTATATTTTTATCGCCCATGATCTGGCCGTCGTCGAGTTTATCTCCACACGGATTCTGGTTATGTATCTGGGCAAGATCGTTGAAACGGCTGACAAGGATGTACTGGTCAAAACCCATATGCATCCCTATACGAAGGCGCTGTTCAACGCTTTCCCCGCGACCGATCCCCACGGGCGGGAGAATAAAGAACAGGTGGTGATGGGGGATGTTCCCTCGCCGATCAAACCGCCGTCGGGCTGCCATTTCCACCCCCGCTGCCCCCATGCGAAGGACATCTGCCGGGAGAAATACCCGGAACTGAAGGAAGTGGAACCGGGCCATAAAGTGGCCTGCTGGCTCTACGAATAA